The Thermotoga maritima MSB8 region CACCATGAAAGGTGGGACGGAAAGGGATATCCCGATGGTCTGAGAGGAGAAGAGATCCCTCTGCCCTCTAGAATAATATCTGTTGCCGATGTGTACGAAGCGCTCACAAGTGACAGACCCTACAGAAAAGCACTCAGTCACGAAGAGGCAAAGGAAATCATGATGAAAAACATGAAGGGGACCGTTCTCGATCCCAGACTCGTCGATCTGCTCTTTGAGATCCTCGAAAAAGAAAAGGAGGAAGAAGAAACATGATGATCGATGTTTTTCTTATAGCTCTACTTCTTTCGATTCTGACGGGAAACATCAAAAACGTTTTGAAATACAACTACAAAGGACTATATTTATTTGCCATTCCTTTCGTGCTTCAGCTTCTTCCATGGAAGGAGATTCTCGTTCCCCTATCGTTTGTGATGCTCTTTCTTTTCTTCATCTGGAACAGAAATATTCCTGGTTTCAAACTGATGGCAATCGGTGCTGTTCTGAATGGTTTCACCATGAGCGTCAATGGCGGCAAGATGCCAGTATGGGAGCCCACCCTTAAACTTCTCAATCTGGATCTCGATTTCAAACACACTGCATTCACTGAATTTTCCTGGAAAACTCTCCTCGCAGACTACATACCCGTTTATCTTCCGTGGGGAAGAAAGTTCGTTATAAGCGTGGGGGACATTCTCGTGTTCATCGGTGTTTTCATCTTTTTCGTTCTAAAACCTCGATTCCAAACCCAACCGTCCCGGGTCCCACATGAGTCGTGATCACCTTTCCCATCGGCGATATGATCTCGTCGACAACCTCGTAACTTTTTCTGAGTGTGTTCAAAAGCTCCACGACTCCAGCCTCGTTGTCCGCGTGAACACCTATCACTCTCAGCTTCGAGCCTTCAGGAGTATCCTCACGCAGTTTTTCTATGAGGGCTTCTATCGCCTTCTTGTCTCCTCTGACCTTTCTGTAAGGGATGAGCTCACCGTTCTCTATGTGAAGACACACTCTTATCTTGAGAAGATTTCCCACAAATCCCTGGAACTTCGACACCCTTCCCCCCTTAACAAGATAATCGAAATTCGAAACATAAAAAATCGCTTTGAAGTCCTTGTTCTTCATTCTCTCATCGAGTTTTTTCAGTACTTCCTCGATGGTGGCACCATTTTCGAGCATTTCACGAGCCACACGGGCCGGAAGGGGTATCGCACCCGAAGCGAGAAGAGTATCCACAACGTAAACGGGTATGTCCACCTCTTTGGATGCGAGAACAGCGGAATTGTAAGTTCCGGAGAGTTTCGATGATAAAGTGAGAACCAGGACAACATCGTAATCCTCTTCTTTGTACTTCAGATATCTCTTCTTGAAATCCTCCACACTCGGCTGGGAAGTCTTTGGTACACTGCCTGCTTCTCTTATTCTCTTGTAAAAGTTCATTATCTCTTCCGGTTCTCTTTCGTCCGGCTCGGATCTTCCGTCTTCCCACACCACGTAAAGTGGGATGCTATCTATATCGTATTTTTCCATCCAGGAAAAAGGAACATCGGCCGTGCTGTCAACGAGAATCTTTACCTTCATCAGTTCACCCCCCTATCCTCTCCTTTATGATGGAAGCCGCCCCAAGGATTCCGGCGTCTTCGACAAGAGGACTCGCCACTACTTCGTAGGTTCCCACAAAGGATGGCATGATGTAGTCCACCACTTTCTCTCTCAGGGGACCAAACAGAATCTCTCCCGCTCTTGAAATTCCTCCACCTATGATCACTATCTCCGGGTTGAATATGTGTATGTAGCCCGCTACGGCTCGTGCCAGGGCGTCCACCACCCTGTCTCTTATCATCAGAGCGAATCTGTCTCCCTGTCTTGCGGCGTCGAAGAGGTGCTTGGCATCTGCCTTTTCAGGTGAACCTGCGAGTTTGTACACCAGAGAGCTGTGATATTTCTTGTAGCCCTCTCTGAGAAATCTCCTTATCGCCGTTGCGGATGCCACAGCTTCAAGACAACCTCTCGTGCCACAGTTACACATGGGGCCATTGGGTTCAACAACAACATGCCCGAGTTCTGCTCCTATTCCATCCCTTCCCGTGAGGAGGTATCCATGGGTGACAACTCCCCCGCCAATACCTGTTCCAAGTGTCAGAGCCACTATGTGATCATGCCCTCTGCCAGCGCCGAACCACTTCTCTCCAAGAACAAACGCGTTCGCATCGTTTTCAAGAAAAACCTTTTTCCCGGTTCTCTTTGCCAGTTCATCGGTTAGTGGAACGTTGTGCCAGTCCGGAAAATTTGGAGAAAATCTGACGATCCCATTCTCTCTATCTATCGAACCTGGAGATCCTATACCAACATAGGGCGCTTCTTCCCCGTCAGATACCTCCAGGATCGTCTCAGCGATTCTTCTTAT contains the following coding sequences:
- a CDS encoding DUF5317 domain-containing protein, coding for MMIDVFLIALLLSILTGNIKNVLKYNYKGLYLFAIPFVLQLLPWKEILVPLSFVMLFLFFIWNRNIPGFKLMAIGAVLNGFTMSVNGGKMPVWEPTLKLLNLDLDFKHTAFTEFSWKTLLADYIPVYLPWGRKFVISVGDILVFIGVFIFFVLKPRFQTQPSRVPHES
- a CDS encoding DegV family protein — protein: MKVKILVDSTADVPFSWMEKYDIDSIPLYVVWEDGRSEPDEREPEEIMNFYKRIREAGSVPKTSQPSVEDFKKRYLKYKEEDYDVVLVLTLSSKLSGTYNSAVLASKEVDIPVYVVDTLLASGAIPLPARVAREMLENGATIEEVLKKLDERMKNKDFKAIFYVSNFDYLVKGGRVSKFQGFVGNLLKIRVCLHIENGELIPYRKVRGDKKAIEALIEKLREDTPEGSKLRVIGVHADNEAGVVELLNTLRKSYEVVDEIISPMGKVITTHVGPGTVGFGIEVLERKR
- a CDS encoding ROK family protein, giving the protein MKLIGVDLGGTTFSVGLVSEDGKILKKVTRDTLVENGKEDVIRRIAETILEVSDGEEAPYVGIGSPGSIDRENGIVRFSPNFPDWHNVPLTDELAKRTGKKVFLENDANAFVLGEKWFGAGRGHDHIVALTLGTGIGGGVVTHGYLLTGRDGIGAELGHVVVEPNGPMCNCGTRGCLEAVASATAIRRFLREGYKKYHSSLVYKLAGSPEKADAKHLFDAARQGDRFALMIRDRVVDALARAVAGYIHIFNPEIVIIGGGISRAGEILFGPLREKVVDYIMPSFVGTYEVVASPLVEDAGILGAASIIKERIGG